The following proteins are co-located in the Pedobacter sp. FW305-3-2-15-E-R2A2 genome:
- a CDS encoding alpha-L-fucosidase produces MKRLMIAAFGLSVLMNLQPLSAQQNGKNEKITLLHGTHRVGKRTDATMEKWRGYGLGQFIHWGLYAIPGGAWNGKQYNGAAEWIRSWNGIPKSTYDSLNYSFNPTAFDAKAWAKTAKQMGARYVTFTTKHHDGFCLWPSKYTKYTIKNSPYKKDIVKAVVDAYDQEGIDVILYFSVMDWNHPDWRYDLKTKEDSIAFERFKKFTRNQLIELLTNYPTVKGLWFDGTWDKSWVKQAAFADELETEMRQLRPGLIIGSRFRADENGKRHFDSNGVLMGDYEQGWERKIPAKIEDVHGNDWDCVMTVPENQWGYNAAWNGHIKTGMELIEMTARCVSLGGNFVLNFGPKGDGAIRQEEIKLAEEIGDWMKINQEAIYNCEYAGFDKQDWGYFTRKTGTDKVYMVVFNVPLSGALRIKTPQKVGIKKAYMLADAQESFAPEEISADEYFLHLKKTTPTKPFVIVLETLKAGRDSGTKYEKAKI; encoded by the coding sequence ATGAAACGATTGATGATTGCCGCATTTGGACTTTCAGTTCTGATGAATTTACAGCCACTCTCTGCACAGCAGAACGGCAAAAACGAAAAAATAACCTTACTGCATGGCACGCATAGAGTAGGAAAACGAACGGATGCAACCATGGAGAAATGGAGGGGCTATGGCCTTGGTCAGTTTATCCATTGGGGCCTGTACGCGATCCCGGGCGGAGCCTGGAACGGAAAACAATACAATGGTGCCGCAGAATGGATCAGGTCCTGGAATGGAATTCCTAAATCTACTTATGATTCCCTGAACTATAGTTTTAATCCAACTGCATTTGATGCCAAAGCATGGGCAAAAACAGCCAAACAAATGGGGGCAAGATATGTGACTTTTACCACCAAACACCATGATGGCTTTTGTTTATGGCCAAGTAAATACACGAAATATACCATAAAGAATTCCCCTTATAAAAAGGACATCGTAAAGGCCGTAGTGGATGCTTATGATCAGGAAGGAATCGATGTGATCCTGTATTTTTCTGTGATGGACTGGAACCATCCGGATTGGCGTTATGACCTGAAAACCAAAGAAGACAGCATTGCTTTTGAACGCTTTAAAAAATTCACCCGCAACCAGCTGATCGAATTGCTGACCAATTATCCGACGGTTAAAGGCCTGTGGTTTGATGGTACCTGGGATAAATCATGGGTGAAACAAGCTGCTTTTGCGGACGAACTGGAAACGGAAATGCGTCAGCTTCGTCCTGGTCTCATCATTGGCAGCAGGTTCAGGGCAGACGAGAATGGAAAACGTCATTTTGATTCCAATGGCGTGTTGATGGGCGATTACGAACAGGGATGGGAAAGAAAAATACCCGCCAAAATAGAAGATGTCCATGGCAATGACTGGGATTGTGTGATGACGGTTCCTGAAAATCAATGGGGATACAACGCGGCCTGGAACGGACACATTAAAACCGGGATGGAGCTGATAGAAATGACGGCCAGGTGTGTTTCATTGGGTGGCAATTTTGTGCTCAACTTCGGCCCCAAAGGAGATGGGGCTATCCGCCAGGAAGAAATCAAACTGGCAGAGGAGATTGGTGATTGGATGAAAATTAATCAGGAAGCGATCTACAATTGCGAATATGCAGGCTTCGATAAACAGGATTGGGGTTATTTTACCAGGAAAACCGGTACAGATAAGGTTTATATGGTCGTGTTTAATGTGCCGCTATCTGGCGCTTTAAGAATAAAGACTCCCCAAAAAGTGGGCATCAAAAAAGCATATATGCTGGCGGATGCACAGGAAAGCTTTGCTCCGGAAGAGATCAGTGCCGATGAGTATTTCCTGCATCTGAAAAAAACTACACCTACAAAACCATTTGTGATCGTTCTGGAAACCCTAAAAGCAGGACGGGACAGTGGTACTAAATACGAGAAAGCTAAAATTTAA
- a CDS encoding heparinase II/III family protein, translating into METQTIAGNKSSLKLGKWMSFALLMLSFHLGQAQKETSRNWLIAEFNKGVDFNQIGEWRKEQQLQTFQKIDALPEQVKSAFLKRAEQANTYVWPSLPASLYLDYKHTGTRTNYEQLQSERRRKLSNLVIGELIERKGRFIPQLVNGLWLVLEESTWVAPAHIVVQKEGADLPNPEEGYIDLNAGRTAVTVAMIYHLLAPELGAYSKVINKRILSELDKRIFQPYMKYNHFWWMGFKGNAVNNWNAWVNTNCMHTALLAMQSPDSLNRFTEKIMRSTDNFLNQYPLDGGCDEGPGYWGEAGGKLIRLLTLLNSATKGQLNWEDKPLIHEMGNYIYKMHIADDYMVNFADATARSTPDFESIYQFGTLFNDSVLKQFAAFQFKQEHQELPSGDVTDFVQSVAIYADLLKIPAIAAYPKVSLLPQLQVLTMRSETGSSKGMFVAIKGGNNAESHNHNDIGNFIIYMDGKPAIIDVGVGTYTSKTFSKQRYELWNLQSQWHNCPVINGIPQSDGKKYAAKDFTYSHERDQESLHLDLAAAYPENAEVKQWKRKLDFYPAKESLTLTESYQLKKFQQASVLNFMTAVPVQQSPGELTFGRTGLALKYDPSKFEVKIVEKLLDDQRLKNSWGEKVYRVELRLKSKSLKDQVVLKFYKK; encoded by the coding sequence ATGGAAACTCAAACAATAGCAGGGAATAAAAGTAGTTTAAAGCTCGGGAAATGGATGTCATTTGCGCTGCTGATGTTGAGTTTCCATTTAGGACAGGCACAGAAAGAAACCTCCCGAAACTGGCTGATTGCTGAATTTAACAAAGGCGTCGATTTTAATCAGATCGGGGAATGGAGAAAAGAACAGCAATTGCAAACTTTTCAAAAGATTGATGCCTTGCCGGAGCAGGTAAAATCAGCATTCCTAAAACGTGCGGAGCAAGCGAATACGTATGTCTGGCCTTCTTTACCTGCCAGCCTTTACCTGGATTATAAACATACCGGAACGAGGACAAACTACGAGCAATTGCAATCGGAAAGGCGACGGAAGTTGTCAAACCTCGTCATCGGGGAGCTGATTGAAAGAAAAGGACGCTTTATCCCTCAATTGGTCAATGGCCTTTGGCTGGTATTGGAGGAAAGTACCTGGGTTGCTCCGGCACATATCGTGGTACAAAAGGAAGGTGCAGATCTTCCTAATCCTGAGGAAGGATATATCGACCTGAATGCCGGTCGTACGGCAGTAACGGTAGCCATGATTTATCATTTGCTCGCTCCGGAGCTGGGAGCTTATTCGAAAGTGATCAACAAACGGATCTTGTCTGAACTGGACAAAAGAATTTTTCAGCCTTATATGAAATACAATCATTTCTGGTGGATGGGATTCAAAGGTAATGCGGTAAACAACTGGAATGCCTGGGTGAATACCAATTGTATGCATACCGCTTTACTGGCGATGCAAAGTCCGGATTCCCTGAACAGGTTTACAGAGAAAATTATGCGCAGTACCGATAATTTTCTGAATCAGTATCCCCTGGATGGAGGCTGTGATGAAGGCCCGGGTTATTGGGGAGAAGCGGGAGGAAAACTGATCAGATTGTTAACCTTATTGAATAGTGCTACTAAGGGGCAGCTCAACTGGGAGGATAAACCCTTGATTCATGAGATGGGCAATTACATTTATAAGATGCACATCGCCGATGATTATATGGTGAATTTTGCCGATGCTACAGCACGTTCTACCCCGGATTTTGAAAGCATTTATCAATTTGGAACGCTGTTTAATGATTCGGTTTTAAAGCAATTTGCTGCTTTTCAGTTTAAACAGGAACATCAGGAACTTCCATCCGGAGATGTAACGGATTTTGTGCAGTCGGTAGCCATTTATGCTGACTTATTGAAAATCCCCGCAATTGCAGCTTATCCAAAGGTTTCCTTACTTCCACAATTGCAGGTCCTGACGATGAGGTCAGAAACCGGAAGCAGCAAAGGAATGTTTGTGGCGATAAAAGGGGGCAACAATGCCGAAAGTCATAACCACAACGATATTGGTAATTTTATCATATACATGGATGGAAAGCCTGCAATTATTGATGTGGGGGTGGGGACTTATACCAGCAAGACATTTAGTAAACAACGTTATGAGCTGTGGAACCTGCAGTCTCAATGGCACAACTGCCCGGTCATCAACGGCATTCCACAGTCGGACGGAAAAAAATATGCAGCTAAAGATTTTACCTATTCCCATGAACGGGACCAGGAAAGCCTGCATTTAGATCTGGCTGCGGCTTATCCCGAAAACGCTGAAGTTAAACAATGGAAACGTAAGCTGGACTTCTATCCGGCAAAAGAAAGCTTAACCTTAACAGAATCTTATCAGCTGAAAAAATTCCAGCAAGCTTCGGTCTTAAATTTTATGACCGCAGTGCCGGTACAACAAAGCCCGGGAGAATTGACTTTCGGCAGAACAGGCCTGGCCCTGAAATACGACCCCTCGAAATTTGAGGTAAAGATCGTAGAGAAATTGCTCGATGATCAGCGGCTTAAAAATAGCTGGGGCGAGAAAGTATATCGGGTGGAACTCCGGCTAAAAAGTAAATCATTAAAGGATCAGGTTGTCCTTAAATTCTATAAAAAATAA
- a CDS encoding RagB/SusD family nutrient uptake outer membrane protein yields MKKLVKYIMITASLGLAVWTAGCKKASDKSFLDPTDVGQINEETVFADSALSIQFLNSVYGDLHRTYFMQNGNNGGGIWAFSDASDDGEARWSSGFSQGFNRANVAGGADNSFSLSTWNSCYAMIRRVNVFLDNIERAPLSAAKKTRLKAESRFLRAYSYFHLLRTFGGVPLLGDKKYNLKDDFLLPRNSFAENVDYIEKELNEVAVLLPLEHLPEDFGRPTKGAALAVKAKLLLTAASPLFNESNPNSGPVKALLGYEAYDANRWKKAADAAKEVMNLGFYRLVEDNATAPGYGYYDMGIQRKNSEYIFQIMMNTGRFYEQYLLPASRGGQNYGNPTQQLVDDYAMSNGKLITEQGSGYVATSPYLNRDPRFYYTVIYNQALWLDRTSLTKKPVDLYALAPGDGMGTAAYNTVTGYLWRRFCNENAGGNYGVTSQIGLVVSRYADILLEFAEATNEFQGPTAEVYDAVEAVRKRAGLVPFAINRGMSKEEIRTVIRHERRIEFAAEEGHRLFDIFRWKTAETLLNGPMDGMRWTKTDGTFTGNRITFETRIFNSPQMYYHPIPLREINKNNLFIQNPGW; encoded by the coding sequence ATGAAAAAATTAGTTAAATATATCATGATCACTGCAAGTTTAGGACTTGCAGTGTGGACTGCGGGATGTAAAAAAGCATCGGATAAAAGTTTCCTGGATCCTACGGATGTAGGACAAATCAATGAAGAAACCGTTTTTGCAGATAGTGCTTTGAGTATTCAGTTTTTGAATTCTGTATATGGAGACCTACATAGAACTTATTTCATGCAAAACGGTAATAACGGAGGCGGAATCTGGGCCTTTTCAGATGCTTCTGATGACGGGGAAGCACGCTGGTCGAGTGGCTTTTCTCAAGGATTTAATCGCGCAAACGTGGCAGGAGGGGCGGATAACAGTTTTAGTCTAAGTACCTGGAACAGTTGTTATGCGATGATCAGAAGGGTAAATGTTTTTCTGGATAACATTGAGCGTGCGCCACTTTCTGCCGCAAAAAAGACGAGGTTAAAAGCTGAATCCAGATTCTTAAGGGCTTATTCCTATTTTCATCTGCTGAGAACATTTGGCGGTGTTCCACTTCTTGGGGATAAAAAATATAACCTTAAGGACGACTTCCTGTTGCCGAGAAACAGCTTTGCTGAAAACGTAGACTATATAGAGAAAGAACTCAATGAAGTCGCTGTCCTATTGCCTTTGGAACATCTTCCGGAGGATTTTGGCAGACCTACAAAAGGGGCAGCATTAGCCGTAAAAGCAAAGTTGTTGCTGACCGCTGCAAGTCCGCTTTTTAATGAAAGTAATCCCAATTCCGGACCAGTTAAAGCACTTCTTGGTTATGAAGCGTACGATGCAAACCGTTGGAAAAAGGCAGCTGATGCGGCTAAAGAGGTGATGAATCTTGGTTTTTACAGACTGGTGGAAGACAATGCTACAGCACCTGGATATGGATATTATGACATGGGAATCCAGCGTAAAAATTCCGAATACATCTTCCAGATCATGATGAATACCGGACGCTTTTACGAACAGTATTTGTTACCTGCTTCCCGTGGCGGACAAAACTACGGAAACCCAACCCAGCAATTGGTAGACGATTATGCGATGAGCAATGGGAAACTCATCACTGAACAGGGATCAGGATATGTGGCCACAAGTCCATATTTGAACCGTGATCCGAGGTTCTATTATACGGTTATTTATAACCAGGCGCTTTGGCTGGATAGAACCAGCTTAACGAAAAAACCGGTAGATCTTTATGCACTGGCACCTGGAGATGGGATGGGTACTGCGGCTTATAATACGGTTACCGGATACCTTTGGAGAAGATTCTGTAATGAGAATGCCGGAGGCAACTATGGGGTAACGAGCCAGATCGGACTGGTAGTTTCCAGATATGCGGATATCCTGTTGGAATTTGCGGAAGCAACAAATGAATTTCAGGGGCCAACGGCAGAAGTATATGATGCGGTGGAAGCAGTCCGTAAACGTGCAGGTCTGGTTCCCTTTGCCATCAACAGAGGGATGAGTAAAGAAGAAATACGTACGGTAATCCGACATGAAAGACGAATTGAGTTCGCTGCTGAAGAAGGACACCGTCTTTTTGATATCTTTAGATGGAAGACTGCCGAAACCCTGCTAAATGGGCCAATGGATGGAATGAGGTGGACAAAAACGGATGGTACCTTTACCGGAAACAGGATCACATTTGAGACAAGGATATTTAACAGTCCTCAGATGTATTACCATCCGATTCCGCTGAGGGAGATCAATAAAAACAATTTGTTCATTCAAAACCCAGGGTGGTAA
- a CDS encoding TonB-dependent receptor, whose protein sequence is MRKIILICFMLCLGTVAFAQQIVLSGRVTDKDGGPIPGATITEAGNEKNGTFSNNNGDFSLKMTGRQIKVSSIGYEVQIISIGSKHSIVVTLLDNNSQMNEVVVVGFAKQKKITNTGSISTISGKELRQSPAASIQNSLAGRLPGLFQQQTSGQPGKDAANIYIRGVSSFAGNSSTPLVIVDDVEFQYAQLNQIDPNEVESISILKDAATTAIYGIKGANGVIVITTRRGKEGPAVITFRTEAGVQMPTILRKSLNSYQSLQLLKEQAVNSGQDPNIAYPGLVSDEALEHFRLGDDPFRYPNVNWYDEVMKKTAVQLRNNIDISGGTNSLRYFISAGSIYQNGILKDVKRKEDFDNNYFLKRYNIRSNVDLDVNKNLSLKLDLSTRFSEINEPNLPDPMAGGALPFWRRISSGLLGPWVYPVRNADGSYGGVRGGSLNPVGALEYGGYKRNYSNDLNLNLSATHKLNFITEGLSLKGVLAYTNKSEFNRALTRGRFPVYTLIPGTETLDPVYPELLRIEPLVRSNGEYESPFRKLNFQAILDYNRQFGQHNVYGLLLTNRTGDIKGSNAPGNFQGYAARLGYNFKSRYLIEFNAGYNGSDRFKAKNRFGLFPAISGGWNISEESFFRDNIKLINYLKIRGSYGTVGSDVVEGNRYLYNEVYTVASGGYYFGESPTGQPRVTPGTLGNNDVRWEKERKANIGVDMKLFNSKLEITADYFDHLRYDILTNRETVPGYTGLSLPPVNLGRVSNKGFELEVNHRNAVNDHFQYFIRANASFARNKILFRDEPDAVAANLKKTGRPVGQLFGYVSEGFYYDEADITNSPKVLGKTVMPGDLKYKDVNGDGIIDGKDITAIGKPETPELTYGFSAGFSYKDFDFSFLLQGAARSSISSNTLLQIGNVNGIPAAIHLKRWTPETKDTAEYPRLGGVSFDASTFWLRPADYLRLKNVELGYHLPKPFTQKLRLKDVRFYANGLNLLTFNKLKIYDVDPESKRGSVEAYQNYPQMKIVNFGLQVTF, encoded by the coding sequence ATGAGAAAAATAATTCTTATATGCTTTATGCTATGCCTGGGCACGGTGGCATTTGCGCAACAGATCGTATTGAGCGGCAGGGTAACCGATAAAGATGGCGGGCCTATTCCAGGTGCTACAATTACTGAAGCGGGAAATGAAAAAAACGGAACATTCAGTAATAACAACGGTGATTTTAGCCTAAAAATGACCGGAAGGCAAATTAAAGTAAGCAGCATCGGTTATGAAGTACAAATCATCAGTATCGGAAGTAAACATTCCATTGTCGTAACCCTGTTGGATAACAATTCCCAGATGAATGAAGTGGTGGTAGTCGGCTTTGCCAAACAAAAGAAAATTACCAATACCGGCTCGATTTCGACAATTAGTGGAAAGGAACTGCGTCAGAGTCCTGCGGCAAGTATCCAGAACTCATTGGCCGGAAGATTACCCGGATTGTTCCAGCAACAAACCAGTGGACAACCGGGAAAAGATGCCGCTAATATCTATATCCGTGGGGTGAGCTCATTTGCGGGAAATAGCAGTACGCCACTGGTTATCGTTGATGATGTGGAATTTCAGTATGCCCAGCTGAATCAGATTGATCCGAATGAGGTGGAAAGCATTTCCATCCTTAAGGATGCAGCTACAACGGCGATTTATGGAATCAAGGGGGCCAATGGGGTAATTGTAATTACCACGAGAAGAGGAAAAGAAGGCCCTGCAGTCATTACTTTCAGGACAGAAGCTGGTGTGCAGATGCCTACCATTTTAAGAAAGTCATTGAATTCTTACCAGTCTTTGCAATTGCTGAAAGAACAGGCGGTTAATTCCGGACAGGATCCTAACATCGCCTATCCTGGTCTGGTAAGCGATGAAGCTCTGGAGCATTTTCGCCTGGGCGACGACCCGTTCCGGTATCCGAATGTAAACTGGTATGATGAAGTGATGAAGAAAACTGCGGTGCAACTGCGTAATAATATTGACATCAGTGGAGGAACAAACAGCCTTCGTTATTTCATTTCTGCCGGGTCTATTTATCAAAACGGGATCCTTAAAGACGTAAAGCGAAAAGAAGATTTTGATAACAATTACTTTTTAAAAAGATACAATATCCGTTCTAACGTTGATTTGGATGTCAACAAAAACCTAAGCCTGAAATTAGATCTTTCTACACGTTTCAGTGAAATCAATGAGCCTAATTTACCGGATCCGATGGCAGGGGGAGCACTTCCTTTCTGGCGTAGAATCTCAAGCGGACTACTCGGTCCATGGGTGTATCCGGTACGTAATGCCGACGGAAGTTATGGTGGAGTGAGGGGTGGTTCACTGAATCCGGTTGGTGCCCTGGAATATGGTGGTTACAAACGGAATTACAGCAATGACCTGAACCTGAATTTGAGCGCTACCCATAAACTGAATTTCATCACCGAAGGCCTGTCTCTGAAAGGAGTGTTGGCTTACACGAATAAATCTGAGTTCAACAGAGCGCTTACCCGCGGTCGTTTCCCGGTGTATACGCTGATTCCGGGAACAGAGACCCTGGATCCGGTATATCCTGAATTGTTGAGGATTGAACCCTTGGTTCGGAGTAATGGAGAATATGAGTCCCCTTTCAGAAAGCTGAATTTTCAGGCCATTCTGGATTACAACAGACAGTTCGGGCAACATAATGTATATGGTTTATTGTTAACGAACCGTACAGGTGACATTAAAGGTTCTAATGCACCGGGTAACTTTCAGGGTTATGCCGCAAGGTTGGGCTATAACTTTAAATCGCGCTATTTAATTGAGTTCAATGCAGGCTATAATGGTTCAGATCGCTTTAAAGCGAAAAATCGTTTTGGCTTGTTTCCGGCCATCTCCGGAGGATGGAATATCAGTGAAGAATCTTTCTTTAGGGACAATATAAAATTGATCAATTACCTGAAAATCAGAGGTTCTTATGGTACGGTGGGAAGTGACGTGGTAGAAGGAAACAGGTACTTGTACAATGAGGTTTATACCGTGGCCTCTGGTGGCTACTATTTTGGAGAAAGCCCTACGGGACAGCCAAGAGTAACGCCGGGAACATTGGGAAACAACGATGTGCGATGGGAAAAAGAGCGTAAAGCAAATATCGGGGTCGACATGAAGTTGTTCAATAGCAAACTTGAAATTACTGCAGACTATTTTGACCACCTGAGATATGATATCCTGACCAATCGGGAAACGGTACCCGGATATACGGGTTTAAGCCTTCCGCCAGTGAACCTGGGCAGGGTAAGTAACAAAGGCTTTGAACTGGAAGTCAATCACCGTAACGCGGTAAATGACCATTTTCAGTATTTCATCCGTGCCAATGCTTCCTTTGCAAGAAATAAAATTCTTTTCAGGGATGAACCTGATGCAGTGGCTGCAAACCTTAAAAAAACCGGACGTCCTGTGGGCCAGTTGTTCGGCTATGTCTCAGAAGGGTTCTATTATGATGAGGCAGATATCACAAACAGTCCGAAGGTGTTAGGAAAGACCGTGATGCCGGGCGACCTGAAATATAAGGATGTGAACGGCGATGGAATCATCGACGGAAAAGACATTACTGCCATTGGCAAACCAGAGACTCCGGAGCTGACTTATGGTTTCTCCGCTGGATTTAGCTATAAGGATTTCGACTTCTCTTTCCTTTTACAGGGAGCGGCAAGAAGCAGCATCAGTTCCAATACCTTACTTCAGATCGGAAATGTCAATGGCATACCCGCCGCTATCCATTTGAAACGCTGGACTCCGGAAACAAAAGATACCGCAGAATATCCCCGTTTGGGAGGCGTAAGTTTTGATGCTTCTACATTTTGGCTGAGACCAGCCGATTATCTCCGCCTCAAAAATGTGGAGTTGGGGTATCACCTGCCGAAGCCTTTTACACAGAAACTGAGGTTGAAAGATGTTAGATTTTATGCGAACGGACTCAACCTGCTCACTTTTAATAAATTGAAAATTTATGATGTGGATCCGGAATCTAAAAGAGGAAGTGTGGAAGCCTATCAGAATTATCCTCAGATGAAGATTGTCAATTTTGGATTACAAGTAACTTTTTAA
- a CDS encoding RagB/SusD family nutrient uptake outer membrane protein, translated as MKRIKNIITGLSLLAIIVSCSKSQEKEPLERIGEDLVFDNIDKNADYAKQFLNGTYLQLPDGYNRVLGNFLEVGTDDAVSSEDGSLVEGYRTGLVSGQNVPDNQWARNYTGIRRANMFLSKIDIVPATPELKIQWKAEARFLRAYFYFELVKRWGGVPLIGDKIFGLNDNVNLKRNTADECYDYILSEIEAVKDLLLPAAVSDQNIGRANKGAALALKSRILLYRASPLSNPNGDPQRWQAAADAAKDLMQLGNYSLGTDFIALFNAVKNPEIIFMKEQGQSQNVETNNGPIGYTVGNGTTSPTQNLVDAFPMKNGKMPMEAGSAYDAANPYAGRDPRFAATIMFNTTKWLNRPVETFNGGLDRPGGSRIQTKTGYYLRKFMGKFESSGSYSNQNHHVMLFRYAEILLNYAEAVNEVNGPVAEVMNAITAIRKRAGINAGTDARYGIAAEISKDQMRSLIRNERRVEMAFEEQRFWDIRRWKIAEQVLNTPLKGVNIVKNVDGTFSYTILDIAPAVFDASKNYLFPIPYSEIQTNPNMIQNPGYTY; from the coding sequence ATGAAGCGTATAAAAAATATAATTACAGGACTGAGCCTGCTTGCCATCATAGTTTCCTGCTCCAAATCCCAGGAAAAAGAACCGCTGGAAAGAATCGGAGAAGACCTGGTCTTCGATAATATAGATAAGAATGCAGATTATGCGAAACAGTTTCTCAATGGCACCTATTTACAATTACCTGATGGATACAACAGGGTGCTGGGGAATTTTCTGGAGGTAGGGACTGACGATGCGGTCTCTTCAGAAGATGGCAGTTTAGTGGAGGGCTACAGGACAGGACTGGTTTCCGGACAAAATGTACCAGACAACCAATGGGCAAGGAATTATACCGGCATCCGCAGGGCGAATATGTTCCTGAGCAAAATCGATATTGTACCGGCTACCCCTGAACTGAAAATCCAGTGGAAAGCAGAAGCCCGTTTCCTTCGTGCTTACTTTTATTTTGAACTGGTAAAGAGATGGGGAGGAGTTCCCCTGATCGGCGATAAAATATTTGGCCTCAATGATAATGTCAATCTGAAAAGAAATACAGCGGATGAGTGTTATGATTATATCCTTTCGGAAATTGAAGCGGTAAAAGACCTTTTGCTGCCTGCAGCAGTCAGCGATCAGAATATCGGAAGAGCAAACAAGGGGGCTGCGCTGGCCTTAAAATCAAGGATATTACTCTATCGTGCAAGCCCGCTCTCCAATCCTAATGGAGATCCGCAACGCTGGCAAGCAGCAGCTGATGCGGCAAAAGACCTGATGCAATTGGGTAATTATTCATTGGGAACAGATTTTATTGCCTTGTTTAATGCTGTAAAGAACCCGGAAATCATTTTCATGAAAGAGCAGGGGCAAAGCCAGAATGTGGAAACGAATAATGGGCCGATTGGATACACTGTTGGTAATGGAACTACAAGTCCTACACAAAATCTGGTAGACGCTTTTCCAATGAAAAATGGCAAAATGCCAATGGAAGCAGGCTCGGCATACGATGCTGCAAATCCATACGCAGGCAGAGATCCCAGATTTGCGGCGACAATTATGTTCAATACTACGAAATGGCTGAACAGGCCTGTAGAAACATTCAATGGTGGATTAGACCGCCCGGGAGGAAGCAGGATCCAGACCAAAACGGGGTATTACCTGCGTAAATTCATGGGTAAATTCGAAAGTTCGGGTAGTTATAGCAACCAGAATCATCATGTTATGCTGTTTCGCTATGCAGAGATCTTATTGAATTATGCAGAGGCAGTGAATGAGGTCAACGGTCCGGTTGCGGAGGTGATGAATGCCATCACCGCCATTAGAAAAAGAGCAGGAATTAATGCAGGAACAGATGCGAGGTATGGCATTGCTGCAGAGATCTCGAAAGATCAGATGCGTAGCCTGATCAGAAATGAACGTCGTGTGGAAATGGCTTTTGAGGAACAAAGATTCTGGGACATCAGAAGATGGAAAATTGCAGAGCAGGTGCTCAATACGCCATTAAAAGGAGTGAACATTGTTAAAAATGTAGACGGGACTTTTAGTTATACGATCCTGGATATTGCTCCTGCAGTTTTCGATGCTTCGAAAAACTATCTTTTTCCGATTCCTTATTCGGAAATCCAGACCAATCCAAACATGATTCAAAATCCAGGATACACTTATTAA